Proteins from a genomic interval of Terriglobales bacterium:
- a CDS encoding Hsp20/alpha crystallin family protein: MAITRWDPFQELNLITNRMNRLFQDSFGQGPAGEEGLTTTAFVPPVDIYEDEHHITLKIEVPGIDQKDIDVRVENNTLTVRGERKFETEEKEENFHRVERRYGSFYRAFTLPNTVESDSVTADYDNGVLKIKLAKKAEAKPKQIKVNVGQGSHKTIEAGKGKAA, translated from the coding sequence ATGGCTATCACCCGTTGGGATCCGTTCCAGGAGCTGAATCTGATCACCAACCGCATGAACCGTCTTTTCCAGGACTCCTTCGGCCAGGGTCCGGCCGGCGAAGAAGGCCTGACCACGACCGCCTTCGTTCCCCCCGTAGACATTTACGAGGACGAGCACCACATCACCCTCAAGATCGAGGTTCCGGGCATCGACCAGAAGGATATCGACGTCCGTGTGGAGAACAACACCCTGACCGTGCGCGGCGAGCGCAAGTTCGAGACGGAGGAAAAAGAAGAAAACTTCCATCGTGTCGAGCGTCGCTATGGCAGTTTCTACCGTGCCTTCACCCTGCCGAACACGGTGGAATCGGATAGCGTGACCGCCGACTACGACAATGGCGTGCTCAAGATCAAGCTCGCCAAGAAGGCCGAAGCCAAGCCCAAGCAGATCAAGGTCAACGTCGGCCAGGGCTCGCACAAGACCATCGAGGCCGGCAAGGGCAAGGCAGCATAA
- a CDS encoding 3-deoxy-D-manno-octulosonic acid transferase gives MYLLYSALAAVALLLSSPVWLLRVLRHGKYRAGLGERFGRVARRLRLPQHRPTIWVHAVSVGEVLAVSGLISELQQRVPSHRIVVSTTTATGQKLARDRFGDANVFYFPIDFALAIRPYLRALRPQLVVLAETEFWPNFLHLARQSGARIAVVNARISDRSFPRYRRLRSLVAPVLDNVDLFLAQSQEDRRRLIEIGAIVERVQASGNLKFDLKPPAESPLVAQLKSALAEGAPDLPGVGKSGFFPGPILVCGSTVEGEEETILRAFDVVLKRHPSALMILAPRHPERFDAVERLISSPIPDGELSRRWWRRSQWKGGGRLAGGVFLLDSIGELSSTYALADIAFVGGSLVPKGGHNILEAAQHGAAIVVGPYTENFRDVVQLFRAGDAVVVSSAAQLASTFLDLLADESLRRDLARRASEILRANSGATARTSAALESLLEAQSAPAATVANVSPPVET, from the coding sequence GTGTATCTCCTCTACAGCGCGCTGGCCGCCGTGGCGCTTCTGCTCTCTTCGCCCGTGTGGCTGCTGCGCGTGCTTCGCCATGGCAAATACCGCGCCGGGCTGGGGGAGCGCTTCGGCCGCGTTGCCCGCCGCCTCCGCCTGCCTCAACACCGTCCCACCATCTGGGTGCACGCGGTCTCCGTGGGTGAAGTGCTTGCCGTCAGCGGATTGATCTCCGAACTCCAGCAGCGCGTGCCATCGCACCGCATTGTCGTCTCCACCACGACGGCGACCGGGCAGAAGCTGGCGCGCGACCGTTTCGGGGACGCCAATGTTTTCTACTTCCCTATCGATTTCGCCCTCGCCATTCGGCCCTATCTGCGCGCTCTTCGTCCCCAGCTCGTCGTCCTTGCCGAGACCGAGTTCTGGCCCAACTTCCTTCACCTGGCACGACAATCAGGCGCGCGCATTGCGGTGGTCAACGCGCGCATCTCCGATCGTTCGTTTCCGCGTTACCGGCGACTGCGGTCGCTGGTGGCGCCGGTATTGGACAATGTCGATTTATTTTTGGCGCAAAGCCAAGAAGATCGCCGCCGCCTTATCGAAATCGGCGCCATCGTCGAGCGCGTGCAGGCGAGCGGCAATTTGAAATTCGATCTCAAGCCGCCGGCCGAATCGCCCCTTGTCGCGCAGCTGAAATCCGCTCTCGCCGAGGGTGCCCCGGATTTGCCCGGGGTTGGCAAATCTGGGTTTTTTCCGGGGCCAATCCTGGTCTGTGGCAGCACTGTGGAAGGAGAAGAAGAAACAATCCTGCGGGCTTTTGATGTAGTCCTCAAACGCCATCCATCCGCTTTGATGATTCTGGCGCCGCGTCATCCCGAACGGTTCGATGCTGTGGAACGCCTCATCTCGTCGCCGATTCCGGACGGCGAGCTCAGCAGGAGGTGGTGGCGCCGCTCGCAGTGGAAGGGTGGTGGGAGGCTCGCCGGGGGCGTGTTTTTGCTCGATTCGATTGGTGAATTATCTTCGACTTACGCGCTCGCTGATATCGCCTTTGTCGGCGGCAGCCTGGTGCCGAAGGGCGGACACAATATTCTGGAAGCCGCACAGCACGGCGCCGCCATCGTGGTCGGCCCCTACACAGAAAATTTTCGCGACGTGGTCCAGCTGTTTCGCGCCGGCGATGCCGTGGTCGTCAGCAGCGCTGCCCAACTCGCCTCCACCTTCTTGGATTTGCTTGCCGACGAATCCCTCCGCCGCGATCTGGCCAGGCGCGCGAGCGAAATCCTGCGCGCCAACTCCGGGGCCACCGCCCGCACCTCCGCCGCGCTGGAATCCTTGCTCGAGGCGCAAAGCGCGCCTGCCGCTACCGTCGCCAACGTCTCACCGCCGGTGGAAACCTGA
- a CDS encoding adenylyltransferase/cytidyltransferase family protein → MNAADSKILTRDQLRRRVDDWRRAGERIILANGCFDLLHVGHIRYLRAARQLGGRLIVAVNADESARGLKGAGRPLMPAVERAEILAALADVDAVVVFPEPDVRALVREIRPDIHAKGTDYTADNVPERDTVIECGGRVAIVGDPKDHSATSFISRIAGKEPS, encoded by the coding sequence ATGAACGCAGCCGATTCTAAGATCCTGACGCGTGATCAACTTCGCCGCCGGGTTGACGACTGGCGCCGGGCGGGCGAACGCATCATTCTCGCCAACGGCTGTTTCGACCTCCTGCACGTCGGGCACATCCGCTACCTGCGCGCCGCCAGGCAACTTGGCGGAAGGCTCATCGTCGCCGTCAATGCCGACGAATCCGCCCGCGGCCTCAAAGGCGCTGGACGTCCCCTTATGCCCGCCGTTGAGCGCGCTGAAATCCTTGCCGCGCTCGCTGACGTTGACGCCGTGGTCGTCTTCCCCGAGCCTGATGTCCGCGCTCTCGTCCGGGAAATTCGTCCCGACATTCATGCCAAGGGCACCGACTATACTGCCGACAATGTTCCCGAGCGCGACACCGTCATCGAGTGCGGCGGCCGCGTTGCCATTGTCGGAGACCCCAAGGATCACTCCGCCACCAGCTTCATCTCCCGCATCGCTGGCAAGGAGCCTTCGTGA
- a CDS encoding DUF3108 domain-containing protein codes for MKRLLHAAGLTFLFAILVVALSGQQPANIGPIAQIHPAPDNYVFPNGQTYVYQAEWRLWTAGTARITMDEAGGNQRVSTTADSSGVVALLYPVHDRFQSTFDRHTFCSQALNKHTEEGFRARETLINFNYFRRRSILDETNLKTHEPKHVEHEIPGCVTDLFSGFFYLASLPLAPDATYIFPLNDGGDTVDVRAHVEARESVKTPAGTFAAIRVSPEAVSGPMKNRGKVWIWYSDDARRIPVQMRSRMLWGTLTFRLLRIEKK; via the coding sequence ATGAAACGTCTCCTGCATGCGGCCGGTCTCACATTCCTGTTCGCCATCCTGGTGGTCGCCCTATCTGGGCAGCAGCCCGCCAATATCGGCCCCATCGCCCAGATCCACCCCGCGCCCGACAACTATGTATTCCCGAACGGCCAGACCTACGTGTATCAGGCCGAGTGGCGCCTCTGGACTGCCGGCACAGCGCGCATCACCATGGATGAGGCCGGCGGCAATCAGCGTGTCAGCACCACCGCCGATTCCAGCGGCGTCGTCGCGCTGCTCTATCCGGTTCACGATCGTTTTCAGTCCACCTTCGATCGCCACACCTTCTGCTCGCAGGCGCTCAACAAGCACACTGAGGAGGGCTTCCGCGCCCGCGAGACACTCATCAACTTCAATTACTTCCGCCGCCGCAGCATCCTCGACGAAACCAACCTCAAGACTCACGAGCCCAAGCACGTTGAGCACGAAATTCCCGGCTGCGTTACCGATTTATTTTCCGGCTTCTTCTATCTCGCCTCGCTGCCGCTCGCGCCTGACGCCACCTATATCTTCCCGCTCAACGACGGCGGCGATACCGTGGACGTCCGCGCCCACGTGGAGGCCCGCGAGAGCGTCAAAACTCCTGCCGGAACCTTCGCCGCAATTCGTGTCTCTCCTGAAGCCGTCAGCGGCCCCATGAAGAATCGCGGCAAGGTCTGGATCTGGTATTCCGACGATGCCCGCCGCATCCCGGTTCAAATGCGCTCTCGCATGCTGTGGGGCACACTCACCTTCCGGCTTCTCCGCATCGAGAAGAAATAG
- a CDS encoding PfkB family carbohydrate kinase, with amino-acid sequence MKPTKHPDRLHKIIEAFPRLTITVIADLVADEFIYGEISRVSREAPVLILKRRDRTVVPGGGGNAVYNLAALGVTVLPVGVVGDDEPGRLLFRAFRRQRISTSGILRLKGYTTVTKTRILAGMTHTARQQVVRVDREPESELGFIHQQDLVASARRFLSASDALLISDYGYGAATPQMLKDLRSRGVLKDIPVTLDSRYRLLDFAGVTSATPNEPEVEQALGLRIGNDSARLLAAGKRILERMKLDSLIITRGRDGMVCFARKRPPLEIPIHGGDQVADVTGAGDTVVAAYTAALAAGAEPAEAARLANFAGGIVVMKRGTATVSREELLNAVQNAAEQQ; translated from the coding sequence TTGAAGCCCACGAAACATCCCGACCGGCTGCACAAGATCATCGAGGCGTTTCCGCGCCTCACCATCACCGTCATCGCCGACCTGGTCGCCGACGAATTCATCTACGGTGAAATCTCCCGCGTCTCGCGCGAGGCGCCGGTGCTCATCCTCAAGCGTCGCGACCGCACCGTTGTCCCCGGCGGCGGTGGCAACGCGGTTTACAATCTCGCCGCGCTGGGCGTCACCGTGCTCCCCGTCGGCGTTGTCGGCGACGACGAACCCGGCCGTCTTCTGTTTCGCGCTTTTCGACGGCAGCGCATCTCTACCTCCGGCATCCTGCGCCTGAAGGGCTATACCACGGTCACCAAGACGCGCATCCTCGCCGGCATGACCCACACCGCGCGCCAGCAGGTCGTGCGCGTCGATCGCGAGCCGGAAAGCGAACTCGGATTCATCCACCAGCAGGACCTGGTCGCTTCCGCGCGGCGTTTTCTCAGCGCCTCCGACGCGCTGCTCATTTCCGACTACGGGTACGGCGCCGCTACCCCGCAAATGCTCAAGGACCTTCGTTCCCGCGGTGTGCTGAAGGACATCCCGGTTACGCTCGACTCGCGCTATCGCCTGCTCGATTTCGCCGGCGTGACCTCTGCCACCCCCAACGAACCGGAGGTCGAGCAAGCCCTCGGCCTTCGCATCGGCAATGATTCTGCGCGCCTGCTCGCCGCCGGCAAGCGAATCCTGGAGCGCATGAAACTGGATTCCCTGATCATCACCCGTGGCCGTGACGGCATGGTGTGCTTCGCGCGCAAGCGCCCGCCGCTGGAAATTCCGATTCATGGCGGCGACCAGGTCGCCGACGTCACGGGCGCCGGTGACACCGTGGTCGCCGCCTACACCGCCGCGCTTGCTGCCGGGGCCGAGCCTGCCGAAGCCGCCCGCCTGGCCAATTTCGCCGGCGGCATCGTCGTCATGAAACGCGGCACCGCTACCGTCAGCCGGGAAGAACTGCTGAACGCTGTACAGAACGCTGCGGAACAGCAGTAA
- the lpxK gene encoding tetraacyldisaccharide 4'-kinase, with product MATILSGIFGGAVRLRNSLYDAGALPARRLAGPVVSVGNLSVGGSGKTPFVILLGELLKSRGIPFDVLSRGYRRQTGGVTLVDPSGLPRDFGDEPLLIARRLQCPVILGEVRYRAGRLAEERFGPRLHLLDDGFQHRQLARDFDIVLVTPDDARDRLLPAGRLRESLAALRRADAVVLAGGADPAAFPLAAKVVWRVRRSIVTADLPLHPLAFCGIARPQGFFAQLRKAGVDPAAEVVFPDHHAYTEKDLRDLQYVAEQNQAGGFVTTEKDAVNLAGYLAALKPLSVVPVKMELQDAPRALNFMLDTLKRRGKPLS from the coding sequence ATGGCCACCATCCTCTCCGGCATCTTCGGCGGAGCTGTCCGCCTGCGCAACTCGCTCTACGATGCCGGTGCGCTTCCCGCCCGCCGCCTCGCCGGCCCTGTGGTCAGCGTCGGCAATCTCTCCGTCGGCGGTTCGGGCAAGACCCCGTTCGTCATCTTGCTCGGTGAACTTCTCAAGTCCCGCGGCATCCCCTTCGATGTCCTTTCGCGCGGATACCGTCGCCAGACCGGCGGCGTCACCCTCGTCGATCCCTCCGGGTTGCCGCGGGATTTCGGCGACGAGCCTCTCCTCATCGCCCGCCGCCTGCAATGCCCTGTCATCCTCGGCGAAGTCCGCTACCGCGCCGGCCGCCTCGCCGAAGAACGCTTTGGCCCGCGACTCCACCTGCTCGACGATGGTTTTCAGCATCGCCAGCTGGCGCGCGATTTCGATATCGTGCTGGTTACGCCCGATGACGCCCGCGATCGCCTGCTTCCCGCCGGACGCCTCCGTGAGTCTCTCGCCGCCTTGCGCCGCGCCGACGCCGTCGTGCTCGCCGGCGGTGCCGATCCCGCCGCATTCCCACTCGCCGCCAAAGTCGTGTGGCGCGTCCGCCGCAGCATCGTGACCGCCGATCTCCCATTGCATCCGCTTGCGTTTTGCGGCATTGCCCGCCCGCAGGGCTTTTTCGCGCAACTGCGCAAGGCCGGGGTTGATCCTGCCGCCGAGGTCGTCTTCCCCGATCATCACGCCTATACCGAAAAAGACCTCCGTGATCTTCAGTACGTCGCCGAGCAGAACCAGGCCGGCGGCTTTGTCACCACGGAAAAGGACGCCGTCAACCTCGCCGGCTATCTCGCCGCGCTGAAACCGCTGTCCGTCGTTCCCGTCAAAATGGAGTTGCAGGATGCGCCGCGCGCGCTGAATTTCATGCTCGACACGCTGAAACGCCGCGGAAAACCTCTCTCGTGA
- a CDS encoding isoprenylcysteine carboxylmethyltransferase family protein, giving the protein MTWSQIARRIRVPLGFAFAVLYLWLARPTALSIAIGATIALVGVLIRAVASGHITKNSELTTSGPYAYTRNPLYLGSIVIAVGFAVAALSLLIVIVLIAFFVAVYIPVILSEEDFLRSRFPAFDAYAREVPRLWPRFGLRTATSGSFSRDRYFQHREYNALIGTAVMIAALVVKLFRG; this is encoded by the coding sequence ATGACCTGGTCTCAGATCGCGCGACGCATCCGCGTTCCTCTCGGCTTCGCCTTCGCCGTTCTTTACCTCTGGCTTGCCCGCCCCACCGCACTCTCGATCGCAATCGGCGCCACCATCGCGCTTGTCGGCGTCCTCATTCGCGCCGTCGCCTCCGGACACATCACCAAGAACTCCGAACTCACTACCTCCGGCCCATACGCCTACACCCGCAACCCGCTCTACCTCGGCTCCATCGTGATCGCCGTGGGCTTCGCGGTCGCCGCGCTCAGCCTGCTCATCGTCATCGTGCTGATCGCCTTCTTCGTCGCCGTCTACATCCCGGTCATCCTGTCCGAGGAGGATTTCCTGCGCTCCCGCTTCCCCGCATTCGACGCCTACGCGCGCGAGGTTCCGCGCCTGTGGCCTCGTTTCGGACTTCGCACTGCCACTTCGGGCTCGTTTTCCCGCGACCGCTATTTCCAGCACCGCGAGTACAATGCTTTAATCGGTACGGCGGTCATGATCGCTGCTCTGGTCGTCAAGCTGTTTCGGGGCTAA
- a CDS encoding ribonuclease HI family protein codes for MPFRRYPRRATSAGPQELFASRIEHFPEDRLVAYIDGGARGNPGPAGYGVVIEDAAGIHLAGLSKFLGHQTNNFAEYSGLLAALEYALAHGPKALEVISDSELMVKQMNGQYKVRNPALLDLYKRAKSLIAQLPWFNIHHVLRARNKEADALANRAMDEGMGRSQK; via the coding sequence ATGCCCTTCCGCCGCTATCCGCGTCGCGCCACCTCTGCCGGTCCTCAAGAACTCTTCGCGAGCCGGATCGAACATTTCCCCGAGGATCGCCTCGTCGCCTACATTGATGGCGGCGCGCGCGGTAATCCCGGGCCCGCCGGCTATGGCGTTGTAATCGAGGATGCTGCCGGGATCCATCTCGCCGGCCTCAGCAAATTTCTCGGCCACCAGACCAATAATTTTGCCGAGTACTCGGGCCTGCTTGCCGCCCTGGAGTACGCGCTGGCTCACGGCCCGAAGGCGCTGGAGGTGATCAGCGACTCCGAACTGATGGTCAAACAGATGAACGGCCAGTACAAGGTCCGCAATCCTGCGCTGCTGGACCTCTACAAGCGCGCAAAATCCCTCATCGCGCAACTTCCCTGGTTCAACATTCACCACGTGCTCCGTGCCAGGAACAAGGAAGCCGATGCGCTCGCCAACCGCGCCATGGATGAAGGAATGGGGAGAAGTCAGAAATAA
- a CDS encoding glycosyltransferase family 9 protein — MSPTEAPAEISRLLIVRLGSLGDIIHTLPAVCFLRRIYPAAVFGWAVEQRWTSLLSSESAIAAPRSPEKPLVDVVHVVDTLAWRSALLSDETWRGVRDSLEQLRSRRYDVAIDFQGAWKSAILAQLSRAPRRLGFAQPREKPATLFYTHQVPARGRHVVERNLSLAEGLSGARPRFVEKQPSFPLPLDPAAERAADEQLRAHGFHSFVLINPGAGWGAKCWPADRYAEVARALARHGLRAIVNHGPGEEQLAGDVARASEGVAIALSPPLPQLVALCRRARLCIGGDTGPVHLASAFGVPVVALFGPTDPARTGPCGSPSIVLRSDISRTTSSHHKEPEAGLLQISAAEVIAAARHLLAQPAEVRR; from the coding sequence GTGAGCCCAACCGAGGCCCCGGCGGAAATTTCGCGCTTGCTCATCGTGCGCCTCGGTTCCCTGGGAGACATCATTCACACTTTGCCCGCGGTCTGTTTTCTTCGCCGGATCTACCCGGCCGCGGTCTTCGGCTGGGCGGTCGAGCAGCGCTGGACCTCGCTACTCTCTTCCGAGTCTGCCATCGCTGCGCCACGTTCGCCCGAGAAACCGCTGGTTGACGTGGTTCACGTCGTCGACACGCTCGCCTGGCGCTCCGCTCTGCTGTCGGACGAAACCTGGCGCGGGGTCCGCGATTCCCTCGAGCAACTTCGCTCCCGGCGCTACGACGTCGCCATCGACTTTCAAGGCGCATGGAAGTCCGCCATCCTGGCACAGCTCTCCCGCGCGCCGCGACGCCTCGGCTTCGCCCAGCCGCGCGAAAAACCCGCGACCCTCTTCTACACTCACCAGGTCCCCGCCCGCGGCCGGCACGTTGTCGAGCGCAACTTATCCCTTGCCGAAGGATTGTCAGGCGCGCGGCCTCGATTCGTGGAAAAACAACCGTCCTTCCCTCTTCCGCTTGATCCCGCCGCCGAGCGCGCCGCGGACGAACAACTCCGCGCCCACGGCTTTCACAGCTTCGTATTGATAAATCCCGGCGCCGGCTGGGGCGCCAAGTGCTGGCCCGCGGACCGTTACGCCGAGGTCGCGCGCGCCCTCGCCCGCCATGGGCTTCGCGCCATCGTGAATCACGGCCCTGGAGAAGAACAGCTTGCCGGCGACGTCGCACGCGCCAGCGAAGGCGTTGCCATCGCCCTCTCCCCTCCGCTCCCCCAACTCGTTGCTCTCTGCCGCCGCGCGCGTTTGTGCATCGGCGGCGACACCGGACCAGTCCACCTCGCCTCCGCTTTCGGCGTTCCTGTCGTGGCTCTGTTCGGTCCCACCGATCCCGCGCGCACTGGCCCTTGCGGCAGCCCTTCCATCGTTCTGCGCTCCGACATCAGCCGCACCACCAGCTCGCACCACAAGGAACCGGAGGCAGGCCTACTCCAAATCTCAGCCGCCGAGGTCATCGCCGCGGCTCGCCATCTGCTGGCGCAACCCGCCGAGGTCCGCCGATGA